The following are encoded in a window of Spiroplasma tabanidicola genomic DNA:
- a CDS encoding 2-oxo acid dehydrogenase subunit E2 yields MVHLRARNLPQKGILTEWLFTGEDISFGDDFALIKLDDKSTVTIKSNYNGVVVKTIKIGSPVKNGSILANIAIGEKEIAKFKNRFTNPGNVENTVVKGIYIPDEVQVEKLQPVESDADQFSGAVVYNRYNQAITPFSSGEDDIVDSVEKYKKLEERDVKMTQSNNSASDRFAQMRANIQNSIKNSPQKKVLGDLSSEELLKIDNQEMIKSGGNIFEKQDGVGPSKFRQMIQARKEKLLQEHNYKEVNTEQHVDAMSKLDENGRPLIMRNIIASRIEKLNKGGGDPSVLERDIVATKENAIMDKDRQKPQEVSQMPKQPIQQQSWAERGSKNLEVRNDDVFMRAKASEDGDFGTSFGAYVYDSEATLIDANDLNPYGGFVMPQKKPEQLINEIDNKQQKTYAESKLSNLYDVNKRWNLMKNRDERSTILSRRRAVEQGLDESIPKYVQYLQEGKIPQQFLQPVTITDPNTGQSMQVPYGESPAGKREFESWLRASNLYTSYLEVKNDQQNGVVYSNTKQQAHENFEHQKNWFSANEFYKPEQNTTMTVTQEVPDTTPKKVQKQIKKQLDEVGGEYINLAGNQANETITYLQKQINDLQTALIQQNQLNQATQRVNTVSSLNGGTDTFSQLMQYILMQNLIQNIPLGSGKVSNDDIKGIIKREIDDFKYDLKRASDPNYQNHFYNQPNQFYPQQNPQPNQFYPQQNPQQNHFYNQPNQFYPQQNPQPNQFYPQQNYPNQQQFDENLTNQMNQQNKNYDDMQTVNFEKNSNEESIGYMEFEGEDENKMVTREKVNENRNQAVKSMILSQNYIPPLTISTEVDMSSILKLKHLLKTTHNSIKFSTISFIVKSISVALEEHPKLNSSYDPETNEVVIKQYHNIGLATETSEGLIIPVLKFVEKMSIKDVAIDIKEITQRLRAGELYNYEVEGSTITIANYGNIGAIQATPTIFYPNAAVVGVGKVVKKPVVVSNEKLAIKAMMNISLTIDQRIIDAAEAGKFLAKVKEILERPEILTVT; encoded by the coding sequence GTGGTACATTTAAGGGCTAGAAATTTACCTCAAAAAGGTATCTTAACAGAGTGACTATTTACTGGTGAAGACATCTCTTTTGGAGATGATTTTGCTCTTATAAAATTAGATGATAAAAGTACTGTGACTATTAAATCAAACTATAATGGAGTTGTTGTTAAAACAATTAAGATAGGCAGCCCTGTTAAAAATGGAAGTATTCTTGCAAATATTGCTATTGGAGAAAAAGAAATAGCTAAGTTTAAAAATAGATTTACAAATCCCGGAAATGTTGAAAATACTGTTGTTAAAGGAATTTATATTCCTGATGAGGTTCAAGTTGAAAAACTTCAACCTGTAGAAAGTGATGCAGATCAATTTTCTGGAGCTGTTGTTTATAACAGATATAACCAAGCTATAACTCCTTTCTCAAGTGGTGAAGATGACATTGTCGATAGTGTTGAAAAATACAAAAAGTTGGAGGAGAGGGATGTAAAAATGACACAGAGCAATAATTCTGCAAGCGACAGATTTGCTCAAATGAGAGCTAATATACAAAATTCAATAAAAAACTCTCCACAAAAAAAAGTTTTGGGAGATCTTTCTTCTGAAGAATTACTAAAAATAGATAATCAAGAAATGATAAAAAGTGGAGGAAACATCTTTGAAAAACAAGATGGAGTAGGTCCTAGTAAATTTAGACAAATGATTCAAGCAAGAAAAGAAAAATTATTGCAAGAGCATAATTATAAAGAAGTTAATACAGAACAACATGTCGATGCTATGTCTAAATTAGACGAAAATGGTCGTCCTTTGATAATGAGAAATATTATTGCTTCTAGAATTGAAAAATTAAATAAGGGTGGCGGAGACCCTAGCGTCTTAGAAAGAGATATAGTTGCAACAAAAGAAAATGCAATTATGGATAAAGATAGACAAAAACCTCAGGAGGTGAGTCAAATGCCAAAACAACCAATACAACAACAAAGTTGAGCTGAAAGAGGAAGCAAAAATCTAGAGGTTAGAAACGATGATGTTTTTATGAGAGCAAAAGCCAGTGAAGATGGTGATTTTGGTACTTCATTTGGAGCATATGTTTATGATAGTGAAGCAACTTTAATTGATGCAAATGACTTGAATCCGTATGGAGGTTTTGTAATGCCACAAAAAAAACCTGAACAATTAATAAATGAAATTGATAATAAACAACAAAAAACATATGCAGAATCAAAATTATCAAATTTATATGATGTAAATAAACGTTGAAATTTAATGAAAAATAGAGATGAAAGAAGTACTATTCTTTCTAGAAGAAGAGCAGTAGAACAAGGTTTGGATGAAAGCATTCCGAAATATGTTCAATATTTGCAAGAAGGGAAAATCCCTCAACAATTTCTTCAACCAGTTACAATTACAGATCCTAATACTGGCCAATCAATGCAAGTTCCATATGGGGAGTCTCCAGCTGGAAAAAGAGAATTTGAATCATGATTAAGAGCAAGCAATTTATATACTTCATATTTAGAAGTAAAAAATGATCAACAAAATGGTGTTGTTTATAGTAATACAAAACAACAAGCACACGAAAATTTTGAACATCAAAAAAACTGGTTTTCTGCTAATGAATTTTATAAACCAGAGCAAAACACGACAATGACAGTAACTCAAGAAGTTCCTGACACAACACCAAAAAAAGTGCAAAAACAAATCAAAAAACAACTTGATGAAGTTGGAGGAGAATATATCAATTTGGCTGGAAATCAAGCAAATGAAACTATCACATATTTACAAAAACAAATTAATGATTTACAAACTGCGTTAATACAACAAAATCAATTAAATCAAGCAACCCAAAGAGTAAACACAGTAAGTTCTTTAAATGGAGGAACAGATACTTTCTCTCAATTAATGCAATATATATTAATGCAAAACTTAATTCAAAATATACCATTAGGTTCAGGAAAAGTTTCAAATGATGATATTAAAGGAATTATTAAAAGAGAAATTGATGATTTCAAATATGATTTAAAAAGAGCATCAGATCCAAACTATCAAAACCATTTTTATAACCAACCAAATCAGTTTTATCCTCAACAAAATCCTCAACCAAATCAGTTTTATCCTCAACAAAATCCTCAACAAAACCATTTTTATAACCAACCAAATCAGTTTTATCCTCAACAAAATCCTCAACCAAATCAGTTTTATCCTCAACAAAACTATCCTAATCAACAACAGTTTGATGAAAATTTAACGAATCAAATGAATCAACAAAATAAAAATTATGATGATATGCAAACTGTAAATTTTGAAAAAAATAGTAATGAAGAATCAATTGGCTATATGGAATTTGAAGGTGAAGATGAGAATAAAATGGTAACAAGAGAGAAAGTTAATGAAAATAGAAATCAAGCTGTAAAATCAATGATTTTAAGTCAAAATTATATTCCGCCATTAACTATTTCTACAGAAGTTGATATGTCTTCAATTTTAAAATTAAAACACTTATTAAAAACAACTCACAATAGTATTAAATTTTCTACAATCTCATTTATTGTAAAATCAATAAGTGTCGCTTTAGAAGAACATCCTAAACTAAATTCTAGTTATGATCCTGAAACAAATGAAGTTGTTATTAAGCAATATCATAATATTGGATTAGCAACAGAAACTAGTGAAGGATTAATTATTCCAGTTTTAAAATTCGTTGAAAAAATGTCAATTAAAGATGTTGCAATTGATATTAAAGAAATTACTCAAAGATTAAGAGCGGGAGAATTGTACAACTATGAAGTTGAAGGAAGTACAATAACAATTGCTAACTATGGAAACATTGGAGCAATTCAAGCTACTCCAACTATCTTTTATCCAAATGCAGCAGTAGTTGGTGTTGGTAAAGTTGTTAAAAAACCTGTTGTTGTAAGTAATGAAAAACTTGCAATTAAGGCTATGATGAATATTAGTTTAACTATTGATCAAAGAATTATTGATGCAGCAGAAGCGGGAAAATTTTTGGCAAAAGTAAAAGAAATTTTAGAAAGACCTGAAATTTTAACTGTAACATAA
- a CDS encoding M13 family metallopeptidase, with amino-acid sequence MSKKVRAQDDFYLHVNGEWIETAEFPKGYATWGSFEQLHKKSVTDVENLILDMSKSSNLNDDQKKIVALFNNYLNYDKRDEQGVNPILPIIEIIDKLKDKKDLTTTLIELSKKFGFAFFVDFGIDSDFEDSNLRALGLSPMGLGMRDKDFYEESHKRHAEIKKAYKNFIEIFSSKVSPIRFSSKSLFELVYNFELELSKIMLKNEEKRNPSRIYNVLTVEELENLNPSYGWKRFLEETGYIKAKKIIVTEPAYLSGLEAQLNKLSIEDIKDLLKFDVVTSFAGLLSTELHKIMFEYSSIFSGVKEMRPDNERAVGFTSSLLGELIGKEYVKKHFSEEAKKDVLSIVNGLFESYKSRIKSLEWMSEDTKVKALEKVNSFTVKIGYPDKWEDFSKIEIKDYNDGGSLYENTKNIRLHFRDKNLREINEPVDKSKWHMYPQTVNAYYNPTSNEICFPAGILQLPFYSIDQSKAKNCGGIGAVIGHEVSHGFDDQGSQFDKDGNFKNWWKEEDYKKYKERTQKLVEQYNAYEINGTHVNGNLTLGENIGDLGGLSAALDICLKENPEDIKGFFENYALVWSRIITPEERNTRLATDPHSPEQFRCNGIVINIDKFHEVYETKPGDEMYKAPEDRIKIW; translated from the coding sequence ATGAGCAAAAAAGTTAGAGCACAAGATGATTTTTACTTACACGTAAATGGTGAGTGAATTGAAACTGCAGAATTTCCAAAAGGTTATGCAACTTGAGGAAGTTTTGAACAACTACACAAAAAATCAGTTACTGATGTTGAAAATTTGATTTTAGACATGAGTAAATCATCAAATTTAAATGACGATCAAAAGAAAATTGTTGCATTATTTAATAACTATTTAAATTATGACAAAAGAGACGAACAAGGAGTAAACCCAATCTTACCAATTATTGAAATTATTGATAAATTAAAAGATAAAAAAGACTTAACAACAACATTAATAGAACTTTCAAAAAAATTTGGATTCGCTTTCTTTGTGGATTTTGGTATTGATTCAGACTTTGAAGATAGCAATCTTAGAGCATTAGGATTGTCTCCAATGGGATTGGGAATGAGAGATAAAGATTTTTATGAAGAATCTCACAAAAGACATGCAGAAATTAAAAAAGCATATAAAAATTTTATAGAAATTTTTTCTTCTAAAGTTAGTCCGATCAGATTTTCATCAAAAAGCTTATTTGAATTAGTTTATAATTTTGAATTAGAACTAAGTAAAATAATGCTAAAAAATGAAGAAAAAAGAAATCCATCAAGAATTTATAATGTATTAACAGTTGAAGAATTGGAAAATTTAAATCCAAGTTATGGATGAAAAAGATTTTTAGAAGAAACTGGATATATTAAAGCAAAAAAAATTATTGTTACAGAACCAGCTTATTTATCAGGACTTGAAGCACAGTTGAATAAATTGAGCATTGAAGATATTAAAGACTTATTAAAATTTGATGTTGTTACAAGTTTTGCTGGATTATTAAGCACAGAATTACACAAGATTATGTTTGAATACAGTTCTATATTTAGTGGTGTTAAAGAAATGAGACCAGATAATGAAAGAGCTGTTGGGTTTACAAGTTCATTACTTGGAGAATTAATTGGAAAAGAATATGTAAAAAAACACTTTTCTGAAGAAGCAAAAAAAGATGTTTTATCAATAGTTAATGGGTTATTTGAATCATATAAATCTAGAATTAAAAGCTTAGAATGAATGAGTGAAGATACAAAAGTAAAAGCATTAGAAAAGGTAAATTCTTTTACAGTTAAAATTGGATATCCTGATAAATGAGAAGATTTTAGTAAAATTGAGATTAAAGATTACAATGATGGTGGTTCTTTATATGAAAATACAAAAAATATTAGATTACACTTCAGAGATAAAAATTTAAGAGAAATTAATGAACCTGTAGATAAGTCTAAATGACATATGTACCCTCAAACTGTAAATGCGTATTATAATCCAACTTCAAATGAGATATGTTTCCCAGCTGGAATTTTACAATTACCATTCTATAGTATTGATCAATCAAAAGCTAAAAACTGTGGTGGAATTGGCGCTGTAATTGGACATGAAGTAAGTCACGGTTTTGATGATCAAGGAAGCCAATTTGACAAAGATGGTAACTTTAAAAATTGATGAAAAGAAGAAGATTACAAAAAATACAAAGAAAGAACACAAAAATTAGTAGAACAATATAATGCTTATGAAATAAATGGTACACACGTTAATGGAAATTTAACACTTGGTGAAAACATTGGAGATTTAGGCGGATTAAGTGCTGCACTTGATATATGTTTAAAAGAAAATCCAGAAGATATTAAAGGGTTTTTTGAAAATTACGCTTTAGTATGAAGCAGAATTATTACTCCAGAAGAAAGAAATACAAGATTAGCAACAGATCCTCACTCACCTGAACAATTTAGATGTAATGGTATAGTTATTAATATTGATAAGTTTCACGAAGTTTATGAAACAAAACCTGGTGACGAAATGTATAAAGCGCCAGAAGATCGTATAAAAATTTGGTAA
- a CDS encoding acetate kinase: protein MILVVNAGSSSIKFKLYETNDKNSPLPIVEGLAERIGVDGALTIKIEDQKYEYNDRYDNHLMTVESILKHFKELNVIKNELDIEGIGFRIVHGGDKIVKPVELTDQNKQAVEDNIKLAPLHNPGALTAINAFQKGLPKAKLVGCFDTSFHQTMPAKNYLYSVPLKWYENHKVRKYGFHGISFDYITEKASQILNKNKNDLNLVICHLGNGASMCCVKNGESYDTTMGLTPLAGLMMGTRCGDIDPSIIEYMAKELNQDVYQLTNSLNKESGLLGVSKISSDMREVSKAAIENHDEKALVALEMYTQRIAEYILKFANQLEGKVDAIVFTAGIGENSFITRKLVIDKVHLLNLKLDNETNLREYDDYLEISTNESAIKIIKIRTDEELMICKETLKFL from the coding sequence ATGATTTTAGTAGTAAATGCAGGAAGTAGTTCAATTAAGTTTAAGTTATATGAAACCAATGACAAAAACAGTCCATTACCAATTGTCGAAGGATTAGCTGAAAGAATTGGTGTTGATGGAGCATTAACTATAAAAATAGAAGATCAAAAGTATGAATATAATGATAGATATGATAACCATTTAATGACTGTTGAATCAATTTTAAAACATTTTAAAGAGTTAAATGTTATTAAAAATGAGTTAGATATTGAAGGAATTGGATTTAGAATAGTTCATGGTGGAGATAAAATTGTTAAACCTGTTGAACTAACTGATCAAAACAAACAAGCTGTTGAAGATAATATTAAATTAGCGCCTTTACACAATCCGGGTGCATTAACAGCTATAAATGCTTTTCAAAAGGGTTTACCAAAAGCAAAATTAGTTGGATGTTTTGATACTTCATTCCACCAAACAATGCCTGCTAAAAATTATTTGTATTCTGTTCCATTAAAATGATATGAAAACCATAAAGTAAGAAAATATGGTTTTCATGGAATTAGTTTTGATTATATAACTGAAAAAGCTAGTCAAATATTAAATAAAAATAAAAATGATCTAAATCTTGTAATTTGTCACTTGGGAAACGGAGCAAGTATGTGTTGTGTAAAAAATGGTGAATCATATGACACAACAATGGGTTTAACTCCATTAGCAGGATTGATGATGGGAACAAGATGCGGAGATATCGACCCATCAATTATTGAGTATATGGCAAAAGAATTAAATCAAGATGTTTATCAATTGACCAATTCTTTAAATAAAGAATCAGGTTTATTAGGAGTAAGCAAAATTTCTAGTGACATGAGAGAAGTTTCAAAGGCTGCAATTGAAAATCACGATGAAAAAGCATTAGTTGCATTAGAAATGTATACACAAAGAATTGCAGAATATATTTTAAAATTTGCAAATCAATTAGAAGGTAAAGTAGATGCAATTGTATTTACTGCAGGAATTGGAGAAAATTCATTTATTACAAGAAAATTAGTAATAGATAAAGTTCATTTATTAAATCTTAAATTGGATAATGAAACAAATTTAAGAGAATATGATGATTATTTAGAAATATCAACAAACGAATCTGCTATAAAAATTATAAAAATTAGAACAGATGAAGAGTTAATGATTTGTAAAGAAACTTTGAAATTTTTATAA
- the pta gene encoding phosphate acetyltransferase, whose amino-acid sequence MFTIEDIKKQILEHHKKIRLVFPEGVESKIIEVATRIQKEGLADVNLLFNGSFEVPKDLDPGLKYTVVKESLNEDMLQRILEIRKGRLEVHDAVVLVQKRNYYGALLIDMDLADAMVCGLNYTTADTLRAALQIVKTSENYSIASSIFIMHKGEEDYIFTDCALNVDPDSKNLADIAYMAARFALKLNVKNVEVAMLSYSTAGSGSGPTVDKVKKAVDRLKGMEDDTNGFLFDGEMQFDSAFIKAVRDKKYPNSRITKEKPDVFVFPDLNAGNIGYKIAQRLGGFEAIGPFILGLRKPVNDLSRGATVEDIYKTSVVTIYQAIMKGAK is encoded by the coding sequence ATGTTTACAATAGAAGATATAAAAAAACAAATATTAGAACATCATAAAAAAATAAGATTGGTTTTTCCAGAAGGTGTAGAAAGTAAGATAATAGAAGTTGCCACTAGAATTCAAAAAGAAGGATTAGCTGATGTTAATTTATTATTTAATGGGAGTTTTGAAGTGCCAAAAGATTTAGACCCTGGACTTAAATATACAGTTGTAAAAGAATCTTTAAATGAAGATATGTTACAAAGAATTTTAGAAATTAGAAAAGGTAGATTAGAGGTTCATGATGCGGTAGTTTTAGTTCAAAAAAGAAACTACTATGGAGCATTATTAATTGATATGGATTTAGCAGATGCAATGGTTTGTGGTTTAAATTATACAACAGCAGACACATTAAGAGCAGCTTTGCAAATTGTTAAAACTTCAGAAAATTATTCAATTGCTTCATCAATATTTATTATGCATAAAGGAGAAGAAGATTATATATTCACTGATTGTGCTTTAAATGTTGATCCAGACTCAAAAAATTTAGCAGATATTGCATATATGGCAGCAAGGTTTGCATTAAAGTTGAATGTTAAAAATGTAGAAGTTGCAATGTTAAGTTATTCAACAGCAGGTTCTGGCTCAGGTCCCACAGTTGATAAAGTAAAAAAAGCAGTAGATAGATTAAAAGGTATGGAAGATGATACTAATGGGTTTTTATTTGATGGAGAAATGCAATTTGACAGCGCATTTATAAAAGCCGTTAGAGATAAAAAATATCCTAATTCAAGAATAACTAAAGAAAAACCAGACGTTTTTGTTTTTCCAGATTTAAATGCTGGTAATATAGGTTATAAAATTGCTCAAAGACTTGGAGGTTTTGAAGCAATTGGACCATTTATATTAGGATTAAGAAAACCAGTTAATGATTTATCAAGAGGAGCAACTGTTGAAGATATTTACAAAACCTCAGTTGTAACAATTTATCAAGCTATTATGAAGGGAGCAAAATAA
- the coaD gene encoding pantetheine-phosphate adenylyltransferase, which translates to MMIAIYPGSFNPFHQGHLDILNKAVKLFSKVYIVITKNIAKELEPNLASRVIQVKNFTKEVKNCEVLINQDELTADFAKKLNASYIIRGVRNEADFSYEREIYDVNKYLNPKLETIILIADSEKREISSTSIKEIELYKRGKK; encoded by the coding sequence ATTATGATTGCTATATATCCTGGAAGTTTCAATCCGTTTCATCAAGGACATTTGGACATACTAAACAAAGCAGTTAAACTATTTTCAAAGGTATACATAGTAATAACTAAGAATATAGCAAAAGAGTTGGAACCAAATTTAGCAAGTAGAGTTATTCAAGTTAAAAACTTTACAAAAGAAGTAAAAAACTGTGAAGTATTGATAAATCAAGATGAGTTAACAGCAGATTTTGCAAAAAAACTTAATGCAAGTTATATCATTAGAGGTGTTAGAAACGAAGCTGATTTTTCTTATGAAAGAGAAATTTATGATGTTAATAAATATTTAAATCCAAAACTTGAAACAATAATTTTAATTGCTGATTCTGAAAAGAGAGAAATATCATCTACTAGTATTAAAGAGATTGAGTTATATAAGAGAGGGAAAAAATAA
- the glnA gene encoding type I glutamate--ammonia ligase codes for MKKEDIIAIIKKENIKFIKLQFTDMLGMLKSLEIPATNIDKALNNEVIFDGSSVKGFAKIDDADMYLYPDLSTWLILESETTEDYKVGRFLCDVFTSKKEHFHSDPRSILKNCIQKMRDLKIGHTFNVGVEPEFFLFKLDENKQPILEHTDNSVYFDTPALDVSFKVRREIMFELQKMNFKMEVSHHEVSNSQHEINFEYSNALDTCDKLQTFKVLVKSVAKRYGMYATFMPKPIKSINGSGMHANCSIADENNNNLFYDESKPNGLSDMAIYFINGVLKNAKSISLLTNSTVNSFKRLVPGYEAPCYIAWSDCNRSTMIRIPAANKHAKRIEVRSVDSSCNPYLALSAILMAGIDGIQNKLKSYEPIKKNLFNLSEEEKNQLKIDNLPIDLNDAIKYFKESNYIKDFLGEELFNKFIDYKQNEWEEYKTEVTEWEIKKYFNYY; via the coding sequence ATGAAAAAAGAAGACATTATTGCAATAATTAAAAAAGAAAACATAAAATTCATTAAATTACAATTTACAGATATGTTAGGTATGTTAAAAAGTTTAGAAATACCTGCAACTAATATTGATAAAGCTTTAAATAATGAAGTTATTTTTGACGGATCTTCTGTTAAAGGATTTGCAAAAATTGATGATGCAGATATGTATTTATATCCTGATTTAAGTACTTGACTTATTTTAGAAAGCGAAACTACTGAAGATTACAAAGTGGGAAGATTCTTATGTGATGTATTTACATCAAAAAAAGAGCACTTTCATAGTGATCCAAGAAGTATATTAAAAAATTGTATACAAAAAATGAGAGATTTAAAAATTGGACATACTTTTAATGTTGGAGTTGAACCTGAATTTTTCTTATTCAAATTAGATGAAAATAAACAACCAATTTTAGAACATACTGATAATAGTGTTTATTTTGATACTCCAGCTTTAGATGTGTCATTTAAAGTGAGAAGAGAAATAATGTTTGAATTACAAAAAATGAATTTTAAAATGGAAGTTTCTCACCATGAAGTATCAAATTCTCAACACGAAATTAACTTTGAATATTCAAATGCATTAGATACTTGTGATAAATTACAAACTTTTAAAGTTTTAGTTAAATCTGTTGCTAAAAGGTATGGCATGTATGCAACATTTATGCCAAAACCAATTAAATCAATAAATGGAAGTGGAATGCATGCAAACTGCTCAATAGCTGACGAAAATAATAATAACTTATTTTATGATGAATCTAAACCAAATGGTTTAAGCGATATGGCAATATACTTTATTAATGGAGTTTTAAAAAATGCAAAATCTATTTCACTATTAACAAACTCAACAGTTAACTCATTTAAAAGATTAGTTCCTGGTTATGAAGCGCCTTGTTATATTGCATGAAGTGATTGTAATAGATCAACTATGATAAGAATTCCTGCTGCAAATAAACACGCAAAAAGAATCGAAGTAAGATCAGTTGATTCAAGTTGTAATCCATATCTAGCATTAAGTGCAATTTTAATGGCAGGAATTGATGGAATACAAAATAAACTTAAATCTTATGAACCAATTAAAAAAAACTTGTTTAATTTATCAGAAGAAGAAAAAAATCAATTAAAAATAGATAATTTACCAATTGATTTAAATGATGCGATAAAGTACTTTAAAGAATCAAACTATATAAAAGATTTTTTAGGAGAAGAATTATTTAATAAGTTTATAGATTATAAACAAAATGAATGAGAAGAATATAAAACTGAAGTTACAGAATGAGAAATAAAAAAATATTTCAATTACTACTAA
- a CDS encoding type III pantothenate kinase, with amino-acid sequence MNVLLVDVGNSTVDFRVWNKKTNIMTKIFRPETHEKEFKSSSRLKRKILSKNIGFDEIIYCSVVPEWNDIIRALGQSVGVKVYNFRNELVINNSDFNLEGVENIGADILANFSAVKLKHKLDNVAVISMGTATTIFVVQNKKFQGVSISPGLETSIDGLISKASLLKNFVYAKTNVDIGKTTNDAINLGACNGHFFMIKGLIEYFKTKFTIDKVIITGGIANIFEDDIFELNYTLNEQLIFEGIIEVYKQIKKEG; translated from the coding sequence ATGAATGTTTTATTAGTTGATGTTGGTAACTCTACTGTTGATTTTAGAGTTTGAAATAAAAAAACAAATATTATGACAAAAATTTTTAGACCAGAAACTCATGAAAAAGAATTTAAATCAAGCTCAAGATTAAAAAGAAAAATATTAAGTAAAAATATAGGTTTTGATGAAATTATTTATTGCTCTGTTGTTCCAGAATGAAATGATATTATAAGAGCGTTAGGTCAAAGTGTTGGAGTAAAAGTTTATAACTTTAGAAATGAGTTAGTTATTAATAATAGCGATTTTAATTTAGAAGGTGTTGAAAATATTGGAGCTGACATTTTAGCAAACTTTAGTGCTGTTAAGTTAAAACACAAACTTGATAATGTAGCTGTGATTTCAATGGGAACTGCTACAACAATATTTGTTGTACAAAATAAAAAATTTCAAGGAGTAAGTATATCTCCAGGTTTGGAAACATCCATTGATGGTTTAATAAGTAAAGCGTCTTTACTAAAAAACTTTGTATATGCAAAAACAAATGTAGATATCGGAAAAACAACCAATGATGCAATTAATCTAGGAGCTTGTAACGGACATTTTTTTATGATTAAGGGTTTAATAGAATATTTTAAAACTAAATTTACAATTGATAAGGTCATAATTACTGGTGGAATAGCAAATATTTTTGAAGATGATATATTTGAATTAAATTATACTTTAAATGAGCAATTAATTTTCGAAGGTATAATTGAAGTGTATAAGCAAATAAAAAAAGAGGGTTAA
- a CDS encoding integrase core domain-containing protein, translating into MSRRDNSHNNGACESFFGTIKNECIYTYKTKELNYSNIYTIISDYIDFYNYVRPNLKHKKNSIRNSYGESIFLMSILIDKYKLTLFFYLLIHFNYTFEN; encoded by the coding sequence ATGTCAAGAAGAGATAACTCTCATAATAATGGAGCGTGTGAATCATTTTTTGGAACAATAAAAAATGAATGCATTTATACTTATAAAACAAAAGAGCTAAACTATTCAAATATATACACAATAATTTCAGATTATATTGATTTTTATAATTATGTTAGACCTAACTTGAAGCATAAAAAAAACTCCATAAGAAATTCGTATGGAGAAAGTATCTTTTTAATGTCAATTTTAATTGACAAGTACAAATTAACCCTCTTTTTTTATTTGCTTATACACTTCAATTATACCTTCGAAAATTAA
- a CDS encoding DDE-type integrase/transposase/recombinase translates to MLNRNFKSYSLNQKWVTDVTYIKTDSGNAYLSVIKDLYNSEIVDWKLSNSPNGKLCYTNLISAIKKRGAHDIIHSDQVALIPMKHEKVYVTITRLVYLCQEEITLIIMERVNHFLEQ, encoded by the coding sequence TTGTTAAATAGAAATTTTAAATCATATAGTTTAAATCAAAAATGAGTTACGGATGTAACTTATATAAAAACTGATTCAGGAAATGCATATTTATCTGTTATAAAAGATTTGTATAACTCCGAAATTGTAGATTGAAAGTTATCTAATAGTCCTAATGGTAAATTATGTTATACAAATCTTATATCTGCAATTAAAAAGAGAGGTGCTCATGATATTATTCACTCTGATCAAGTAGCCCTTATACCAATGAAACATGAAAAAGTTTATGTGACGATAACAAGATTAGTATATCTATGTCAAGAAGAGATAACTCTCATAATAATGGAGCGTGTGAATCATTTTTTGGAACAATAA